The genomic interval TCTACGGCCCGAAGATCTCCGTGCAGTGCAAGGACGCCATCGGCCGTACCTGGCAGATGTCGACCGTGCAGCTCGACTTCAACCTGCCCGAGCGCTTCGACCTGGAGTACACCGGGCCCGACGGCTCCAAGCAGCGCCCGGTCATGATCCACCGTGCCCTGTTCGGCTCCATCGAGCGTTTCTTCGCCGTGCTCCTGGAGCACTACGCCGGCGCCTTCCCGGTCTGGCTCGCGCCGGTCCAGGCGGTCGGCATCCCGATCGGCGACGCCCACATTCCCTACCTCCAGGAGTTCGCCGCCAAGGCGCGCAAGCAGGGGCTGCGGGTGGACGTGGACGCGTCCTCGGACCGGATGCAGAAGAAGATCCGCAACCAGCAGAAGGCCAAGGTGCCCTTCATGATCATCGCTGGTGATGAGGACATGGCCAACGGCGCCGTCTCCTTCCGCTACCGCGACGGTTCGCAGGAGAACGGCATCCCGGTCGACGAGGCCCTCGCCAAGATCGCGAAGGCCGTCGAGGACCGCGCACAGGTCTGATCCGTCACGCAGGAACGGCCCTCGGAGCGTCAACCGCGCTCCGGGGGCCGTCTCTCGTCCTCCCGGGTGAACACCTGGATCAGCCACGACGAGAACGACCCCGTGACCGCACCCAGCAGCGCCAGGCCGCCGGCCATCAGCCCCGCCGCGACCGTCCGGCCCCAGAACGTGACCGGTGCGGCGTCCCCGTAACCGACGGTCGTGAGCGTCGCGCACGCCCACCACACCGCGTCGCCGAACGTGCGGATCGAGGCGCCGGGAGCCGTGTGCTCCAGGTGGTAGACCGCGAGCGAGGCGGCGAAGCCGAGCAGGGCGGCGGTCAGGCCCGCGTACGAGATCACTCGCGCGTACAGACCGAGCCGCGGGCGGTCGCGGCGTTGCTGCACCGCCGTGTACACCTTCACCATGCGCAGCGGGCGCAGCAGGGGCAGCAGCAGGACCAGGGTGTCGAGCCAGTGTGTGCGCGGGAAGCGCGCGCCCAGTCCGCTGAGCCGCAGCCGCGCCCCGTAGTCCACGAGGAACAGCAGCCAGGTCGACCAGACGAGGGCCAGGGCGAGGTCGTT from Streptomyces sp. CA-278952 carries:
- a CDS encoding potassium channel family protein produces the protein MSDRPAPEPPARLTRWERRMEVPLFAAGLLFLTGYAVRVLTPHDDGPWNDLALALVWSTWLLFLVDYGARLRLSGLGARFPRTHWLDTLVLLLPLLRPLRMVKVYTAVQQRRDRPRLGLYARVISYAGLTAALLGFAASLAVYHLEHTAPGASIRTFGDAVWWACATLTTVGYGDAAPVTFWGRTVAAGLMAGGLALLGAVTGSFSSWLIQVFTREDERRPPERG